The Deltaproteobacteria bacterium genome includes a window with the following:
- a CDS encoding glycosyltransferase translates to MKILLVADSLAGEHGRPFYVKGLAAQLAAAGHTVSVYCEEAGDSGAPPGTAFLSPQEFMDALPGSGAVHLHLPVSPATALLAAGHPRLVIHPHDYGFCCPAGTLYLPGSSRLCHRQTGLLCYLWAIEEGCTSAAPGPFARRYMDARKLKSLAGLNRARWIASTPRMARALADSGIPEDRIHAAGTAVPAPPEVSEPPANGPVFFAGTVEEKSGIFDLLDIVLVNDVDLHVAGDGPDLEKFRLAVERADLGRKVHLLGDPGWSGRQAEYAKARFVVLPDRWDNSLPWAAAEAAASGRAIVGYQVEGAPAWCRHPETALLADRAYVHELSGAAKLMIAEPDRCRRMGEAARRLYDSELSWPVHLKRIMDVYGRLTA, encoded by the coding sequence GTGAAGATTCTCCTTGTTGCCGATTCGCTCGCCGGAGAACATGGGCGTCCGTTCTACGTGAAAGGGCTGGCTGCCCAGCTCGCCGCCGCCGGACACACGGTATCGGTCTATTGCGAGGAAGCAGGAGATTCCGGCGCTCCACCCGGCACGGCGTTTCTCTCGCCGCAGGAGTTCATGGATGCGCTCCCCGGTTCCGGCGCCGTTCACCTGCATCTGCCGGTTTCACCGGCGACAGCCCTTTTGGCCGCCGGCCATCCCCGGCTTGTCATCCACCCCCATGACTACGGGTTCTGCTGTCCGGCCGGAACGCTGTACCTGCCGGGCTCGTCACGGCTCTGTCACCGGCAGACGGGGCTGCTCTGCTACCTGTGGGCAATCGAGGAAGGATGCACATCCGCGGCGCCGGGCCCGTTTGCCCGCCGTTACATGGATGCACGAAAACTCAAGTCCCTTGCCGGCCTGAACCGGGCCCGATGGATCGCCTCCACCCCACGCATGGCCCGCGCACTGGCCGACAGCGGGATTCCCGAAGACCGCATCCATGCGGCGGGCACTGCCGTTCCGGCCCCGCCGGAAGTCTCCGAGCCGCCGGCAAACGGCCCCGTCTTTTTTGCCGGCACGGTGGAGGAAAAGTCCGGCATCTTCGACCTGCTCGACATCGTGCTGGTCAACGACGTGGACCTCCATGTCGCCGGGGACGGTCCCGACCTGGAAAAATTCCGGCTGGCCGTGGAAAGAGCTGATCTCGGACGGAAGGTGCACCTGCTCGGCGACCCCGGATGGTCCGGACGGCAGGCCGAATATGCAAAGGCACGGTTCGTCGTGCTGCCCGACCGGTGGGACAACAGCCTGCCGTGGGCCGCCGCCGAGGCGGCCGCCAGTGGAAGGGCCATCGTGGGCTACCAGGTGGAAGGTGCGCCCGCGTGGTGCCGCCATCCGGAAACCGCGCTGCTCGCCGATCGTGCGTATGTCCATGAACTGTCCGGCGCGGCGAAGCTGATGATCGCCGAACCTGACCGGTGCCGCCGCATGGGTGAGGCCGCCCGGCGTCTTTACGACTCGGAACTGTCGTGGCCGGTCCACCTGAAAAGGATCATGGACGTATACGGCCGGCTCACGGCCTGA
- a CDS encoding TetR/AcrR family transcriptional regulator encodes MSNRTLDKRERILEAATRTFAEKGFFNAKISEIARQAEVADGTIYLYFKNKDDILIQIFEYMVERHLQNIRSAVASGGSPEDKIRLFIRHHFETVEKFPKLVEVITIELRQSSKFMKEYVPKKFFAYLDMVSELIIEGQNSGVFRKDIEAEVIKTALYGSLSEVTVLWLKSKRKRFDLADCGRQIADVFIRGLKT; translated from the coding sequence ATGAGTAACCGGACCCTGGACAAGCGGGAACGCATTCTGGAAGCCGCCACGCGGACTTTCGCCGAAAAGGGTTTTTTCAACGCCAAGATTTCCGAGATTGCCCGGCAGGCGGAAGTGGCCGACGGCACGATCTATCTCTACTTCAAGAACAAGGACGATATCCTGATCCAGATCTTCGAGTACATGGTCGAGCGGCATCTCCAGAACATCCGTTCGGCGGTCGCCTCCGGCGGCAGCCCGGAGGACAAGATACGGCTGTTCATCCGCCACCACTTCGAGACCGTCGAGAAGTTTCCCAAGCTCGTCGAGGTCATCACAATCGAGCTCCGGCAGTCGAGCAAGTTCATGAAGGAATACGTGCCAAAGAAGTTTTTCGCCTACCTGGACATGGTGTCGGAGCTGATCATCGAGGGACAGAATTCGGGCGTGTTCCGCAAGGATATCGAGGCCGAGGTAATCAAGACGGCCCTGTACGGCTCGCTGAGCGAGGTCACGGTCCTGTGGCTCAAGTCGAAGCGGAAGCGGTTCGACCTGGCTGATTGCGGCCGCCAGATCGCCGACGTGTTCATCCGGGGACTCAAGACCTGA
- the thiS gene encoding sulfur carrier protein ThiS, whose product MQVIVNGEPVELDKPVTVGELLGRYGLVPARVAVEVNQRIVPRADYGRTVLDDGNQIEIVQFVGGG is encoded by the coding sequence ATGCAGGTAATCGTCAATGGAGAGCCGGTTGAACTGGACAAACCGGTCACGGTAGGCGAACTTCTCGGCCGCTATGGCCTTGTCCCGGCGCGTGTCGCCGTCGAGGTCAACCAGCGGATAGTTCCCAGGGCCGACTATGGCCGCACGGTTCTGGACGACGGAAACCAGATCGAGATCGTCCAGTTCGTCGGTGGCGGCTGA
- the aroC gene encoding chorismate synthase, which translates to MASNSFGTLFRYTTWGESHGPAVGVVIDGVPSRVELSEADIQQELDRRRPGQSKLVTQRQEADRCEILSGVFRGLTTGAPVSVIVRNTDAQSAKYDEIEHLYRPGHADYVYDFKYGHRDHRGGGRSSARETVGRVAAGAIARKILAPHGIRFHAGVISVRDIVAAERRWDTVEQNPVRCPDPEAAGRMAEAIDAARKSRNSLGGVVELVISGLPAGIGEPIYDKLDALLAYGMMTLNAVKGVEIGAGFASTRMTGLENNDEMETVSGKPVFRSNHAGGILAGISTGQDVIVRVAIKPTASIAQDQHTIDRNGENGKILVEGRHDPCLCPRAVPVIEAIAAVVVCDLWLRVQGYPVAGGFRCQP; encoded by the coding sequence TTGGCATCCAACTCGTTCGGCACACTGTTCAGATACACCACATGGGGCGAGAGCCACGGGCCCGCCGTTGGCGTGGTGATCGATGGCGTGCCGTCCCGGGTGGAGCTGTCGGAAGCCGACATCCAGCAAGAGCTGGACCGGCGGCGCCCCGGACAGTCGAAGCTGGTCACCCAGCGGCAGGAAGCCGACCGGTGCGAGATTCTCTCCGGTGTGTTCCGGGGACTGACGACCGGCGCGCCGGTGTCGGTCATCGTCCGCAACACTGATGCCCAGTCCGCCAAGTACGACGAGATCGAGCATCTCTACCGCCCGGGCCACGCCGACTACGTTTATGATTTCAAGTACGGCCACCGGGACCACCGGGGCGGGGGACGGTCAAGCGCCCGGGAAACGGTGGGGCGGGTGGCGGCCGGGGCCATTGCCAGAAAGATTCTCGCGCCGCACGGCATCCGGTTCCATGCCGGTGTCATATCGGTCAGGGATATCGTCGCCGCCGAACGGCGCTGGGATACGGTGGAGCAGAACCCCGTCAGGTGCCCGGATCCGGAGGCGGCGGGCCGCATGGCCGAGGCGATCGATGCGGCGCGCAAGAGCCGTAACTCGCTGGGCGGCGTCGTTGAACTGGTGATATCGGGTCTTCCGGCCGGCATCGGCGAGCCTATTTACGACAAGCTGGACGCCCTGCTGGCCTATGGAATGATGACGCTGAACGCGGTGAAAGGCGTCGAGATCGGCGCCGGTTTCGCCAGCACGCGGATGACCGGTCTCGAAAACAACGACGAGATGGAAACCGTCAGCGGCAAGCCCGTGTTCCGCAGCAACCATGCCGGCGGGATCCTGGCGGGCATCTCCACCGGCCAGGACGTGATTGTTCGGGTTGCCATCAAGCCGACTGCTTCCATCGCCCAGGACCAGCACACCATCGACCGGAATGGCGAAAACGGCAAGATCCTGGTCGAAGGCCGCCACGACCCCTGCCTGTGTCCCCGGGCCGTTCCGGTCATAGAGGCCATCGCGGCGGTCGTCGTCTGCGACCTGTGGCTGAGGGTGCAGGGTTATCCGGTGGCCGGAGGCTTCCGTTGCCAGCCGTGA